A part of Cannabis sativa cultivar Pink pepper isolate KNU-18-1 chromosome 6, ASM2916894v1, whole genome shotgun sequence genomic DNA contains:
- the LOC115695289 gene encoding protein ALP1-like, whose protein sequence is MDKDVFKLFCGVLKEKNLLKNSRYLSVEEQVAMLLFVIGHNERHRVVAERFQHSTSTTSEYFRKVLKPVCRLSKELITPPLFDVVPSEIRFNPKYYPFFKNCVGAIDATHISTHVPINEQIPYRGRKVDTTQNVMCICSFDMKFTYIVAGWEGSANDARILSECATNPDYEFSAPPNGKYYLLDSGYTNMPGFLSPYRGERYHFNQYTDRNPFGKRELFNYRHSSLRNVIERCFGVLKARFPISKQIPSYDLKIQKYIVIACCGIHNFIRTNAEKDVYFDGDEDIPEVQDATIQSTHETLNDIVEFSISRDQLSEMANVRDEIADHIWRANRR, encoded by the exons ATGGATAAGGACGTCTTCAAACTATTTTGTGGTgttctaaaagaaaaaaatttattgaAGAACTCTCGCTATCTTTCTGTTGAGGAGCAAGTTGCTATGCTCTTATTTGTCATTGGACATAATGAACGACATCGTGTAGTTGCTGAACGATTTCAACACTCCACCTCAACTACATCTGAATACTTTAGGAAAGTTTTGAAGCCGGTATGTCGTTTATCCAAAGAGTTAATTACACCACCTTTGTTTGATGTAGTTCCTTCAGAAATTCGATTCAATCCAAAATATTATCCATTTTTCAAg aATTGTGTAGGAGCGATAGATGCGACCCATATCTCTACTCATGTCCccattaatgaacaaatacCATATCGAGGTCGGAAGGTGGATACAACTCAAAACGTCATGTGTATATGTTCATTTGACATGAAGTTCACATATATTGTAGCGGGATGGGAAGGATCAGCTAATGATGCACGAATTCTTTCAGAATGTGCCACAAACCCAGATTATGAATTCTCAGCTCCACCCAATG GAAAATATTATCTTCTTGATTCTGGATATACAAACATGCCTGGTTTTCTTTCCCCATATCGAGGAGAAAGATATCATTTCAATCAATATACAGATCGTAATCCTTTTGGAAAAAGGGAGTTGTTCAATTATCGACATTCGTCTTTGAGAAATGTCATCGAGCGGTGCTTTGGCGTATTGAAGGCTCGCTTTCCTATTTCAAAGCAAATACCTTCCTATGATCTAAAAATACAGAAGTACATTGTGATTGCTTGTTGTGGAATTCATAATTTTATAAGGACAAATGCAGAAAAAGACGTATATTTTGATGGAGATGAAGACATTCCTGAAGTACAAGATGCTACTATACAAAGCACCCACGAAACTTTGAATGATATTGTTGAGTTTAGCATTTCAAGAGATCAACTTAGTGAAATGGCTAATGTCCGTGATGAAATTGCTGATCATATATGGAGAGCAAATCGACGATGA
- the LOC115724522 gene encoding L10-interacting MYB domain-containing protein-like encodes MTGTDCEVVIIDNSEASIWPEKHEEIFIELMEEEVLKGNRNTTTFTKQSWKSIKEELYAQAKRSYTDTQLRNKYNLLRQKYKDFKSLMKETGVGFSVVTGQVTAPDEVWDRLIRVNKSAKNFRKNGCILYGKLCVIVGDTTTTGSNAHPSTRSPSINLDNDDDDAMSKSPSIIGIKKVVLMRMVAKEERKMEVYENSMTSTKHHLLDECIKALNQIDGISGEVYAKAIEKFESEVSRALFLKMPEHRRIDWLNYLK; translated from the exons ATGACAGGAACAGATTGTGAGGTGGTTATTATTGATAATAGCGAAGCTTCTATTTGGCCTGAAAAACATGAAGAAATTTTTATTGAACTTATGGAAGAAGAAGTTTTGAAGGGAAATAGGAATACTACAACCTTTACAAAGCAATCATGGAAGAGTATAAAGGAGGAGCTTTATGCACAAGCGAAGAGAAGTTACACTGATACACAATTAAGGAACAAATACAATCTGTTAAGACAAAAGTACAAGGATTTCAAGTCTTTAATGAAAGAGACTGGCGTAGGATTTAGTGTAGTGACTGGACAAGTTACTGCGCCAGATGAAGTGTGGGATAGGCTTATTCga gTTAACAAGTCAGctaaaaattttagaaaaaatggttgtatactttatgGAAAGTTATGCGTTATTGTTGGTGATACCACTACAACTGGTTCCAATGCTCATCCTTCAACTCGGAGTCCTTCCATAAAtcttgataatgatgatgatgatgctatGTCAAAGAGTCCATCTATTATAGGAATCAAGAAAGTAGTTTTGATGAGGATGGTAGCAAAAGAAGAG CGAAAGATGGAAGTGTATGAAAATTCAATGACATCAACAAAACATCACTTATTGGATGAGTGTATCAAAGCTCTCAATCAAATTGATGGAATTAGTGGAGAAGTATATGCAAAGGCTATTGAGAAATTTGAGAGCGAGGTGTCTAGAGCATTGTTTCTAAAGATGCCAGAACATAGAAGAATTGATTGGTTGAACTATTTGAAGTGA